From the Candidatus Auribacterota bacterium genome, one window contains:
- a CDS encoding class I SAM-dependent methyltransferase, giving the protein MLRKFLNQLLENPALFNLMRTHISGDFTPIRHELVSPQARRILDIACGTAFYSRDLYADQNIFYCGVDSSPVYVSYAVKNFSGGHFIIGDAFSLPIASGSFERALSLGFLHHIDDRQVSHVLREIHRVLKPGGTLLLAEPILFFRFLRFLLIPRRVLVRLDRGQHVRCPSAYNSLFPSGFTLLRDYPFRNGPHDWWAFVLRKKAEGASPDGAY; this is encoded by the coding sequence ATGCTCCGGAAATTCTTAAATCAACTGCTGGAGAATCCGGCGCTCTTCAACCTGATGCGCACGCATATCTCGGGGGACTTCACGCCTATCCGCCATGAACTTGTTTCCCCGCAGGCGCGGCGGATCCTCGATATCGCCTGCGGGACAGCTTTTTACTCACGAGATCTCTACGCCGATCAAAACATATTTTATTGCGGTGTGGACAGCAGCCCCGTGTATGTTTCCTACGCGGTGAAAAACTTCAGCGGTGGGCATTTCATTATCGGCGATGCGTTCAGCCTGCCCATCGCAAGCGGGAGCTTCGAGAGGGCGCTCAGCCTGGGATTCCTGCACCATATTGACGACAGGCAGGTTTCGCACGTCCTTCGGGAGATTCATCGCGTTCTGAAACCGGGGGGGACACTCCTGCTCGCCGAACCCATACTCTTCTTTCGCTTCCTCCGCTTTCTTCTTATCCCCAGGCGGGTATTAGTAAGGCTCGATAGGGGTCAGCATGTGCGGTGTCCGAGCGCGTATAACTCTCTCTTCCCCTCCGGCTTCACACTGCTGAGGGACTACCCCTTCAGGAACGGTCCGCATGACTGGTGGGCCTTCGTACTGAGAAAGAAGGCCGAAGGAGCATCACCCGATGGCGCATACTGA